Proteins encoded in a region of the Suncus etruscus isolate mSunEtr1 chromosome 1, mSunEtr1.pri.cur, whole genome shotgun sequence genome:
- the LOC126009635 gene encoding stathmin-like: protein MASSDIQVKELEKRASSQAFELSLSPRSKESVPEFPLSPPKKKDLSLEEIQKKLEAAEERRKSHEAEVLKQLAEKRDHEKEVLQKAIEENNNFSKMAEEKLTHKMEANKENREAQMAAKLERLREKDKHVEEVRKNKESKDPADETEAD from the coding sequence ATGGCTTCTTCTGATATCCAGGTGAAAGAATTGGAGAAACGTGCCTCTAGCCAGGCTTTTGAGCTGAGTCTTAGCCCTCGATCAAAAGAATCTGTCCCCGAATTCCCCCTTTCTCCCCCAAAGAAGAAGGATCTTTCTCTGGAGGAAATTCAGAAGAAATTAGAAGCTGCAGAAGAAAGACGCAAGTCCCACGAAGCTGAAGTCTTAAAGCAGCTTGCTGAGAAACGAGACCATGAGAAAGAAGTGCTTCAGAAAGCGATAGAAGAGAACAACAACTTTAGTAAAATGGCTGAAGAGAAACTGACCCACAAAAtggaagccaacaaagaaaaccGAGAGGCACAGATGGCTGCCAAACTGGAACGTTTGCGAGAGAAGGACAAGCATGTTGAAGAAGTACGGAAGAATAAAGAATCCAAAGATCCTGCTGATGAGACTGAAGCTgactaa